The following nucleotide sequence is from Nitratidesulfovibrio termitidis HI1.
CTGGCGATGCGCAGCGCCTTCACCACCGGCAGGAAGCCGCGCAGGCTTGCGTGCCAGCTGTGATTCACCCACAGCAGCAGGATGCCCGAGCACACCAGCGCCAGGATGCCACCGGCGAGGGCGATGTTGCGGCTCTGCGAGATGGCGGTGCGTCGGGTCATGCGGCGGGTCCTGTGGGTGTGACGGCTGTGATGGGCGCGCGCGTGGGCGTACGGGGGGCGTGGCGCAGCGGGAACGGCGCAGGGCTGCGCCGGGTCACGGGCCGAGCCCGTCCCCGGTTTGTCCGGTTTGCCTGGCTTGCCCGTCCGGCGTTTCGGGGACGGACCAGGGCGGAAGGGTGGACGTGTCGAAGCCGAAGGGCCGCACCAGTGCAAGGTGCTCCGGTGTGCCGATGAAGGCGCGCAACTGTTCGTTCACCCTGTCCGCAAGGGGGGCGTCCTCCCTGCGAAAGGCAAAGGCGCACAATCCGGCCACGGATTTGCCGTCGATGATCGGTTGGGTGAAGGGCCGTGCGGCCTCCAGTTCGTCGGGGTGCTGGCGGGCCAGTACGGTCACCGTGGGGCCGGAAAGAGCCAGACCGTCCACGCGGCCCTTGCGCACGGCAGTCACGCCCGCGTGCGCGTCGGTCACGGTGAACAGCCGTTCGGCGGGCATGCCCAGCAGCAGCAACTGGCGGTGTTCCACCGCGCCGTCCAGCACGGCCAGGGATACTTCGCTGCGTTCGGCCAGCGATGCATAGTCGTGCAGGCCGCGCGGGTTGCCGCGCCGCACCAGCAGCCCCTGCCCCACGGAACTTGTGGGCAGCGAAAAGGCCACGCGGGCGGCCCGTTCGGGCGTGACGAACATGCCCGCCGCGATCATGTCGATGTGCCCGGCCAGCAGGTCGGGGATCAGGGCATTGAAATCGCCGAGCACCCAGCGCACCCGCGTGATGCCCGCGCGGGCCAGCGCGGCGCGGGCCACTTCCGGGGCCTCGCCGGTCACGGTGCCTTCCGGGGTACGGTAGGCGTACGGGGGTTCCAGGGCGTAGCCCACCCGGATGGTGCCCCCACGCCATGCCGTATCGTCCGGGTCGGGCAGTTCCAGCAGCGCGTAAAGCAGTGTTGTCACCGCGCAAGCCAGGGCGATGACGCCGAGCAACGAGGGGGCGGGGCGGGGAAGTCTGGGCATGGGCTGCGTGTCCTGTGGTGCGGCGCGCGGGTGCGCCGACCAGAGCCGGTATTGCCGTCGCTGTGCCATATGCCAGCGTAGCGGAACATTATTCTTTGCCGCAGGATGGCCCGGCGTCAATTGGGGGCTGCCGCACCCTTGCCGGTGCTTTCCCATGGGGCAGGTAGGGTTAGCCCGCCATGTGCGGCACGGAAGCCCGCAATGGTCTGCAACGGCCTTGACACGGCGGGTAAGGAAATGAAGTATGCGACAATCCACTGCCCGGGGAGGGCAGGACACCGGACGCGCCATGGCGCGCAGCAGGGGAGCACCCGTGCACGACGAACAATATCCGATCATACTTGGCGTCTACTCGTTGCAGCAGGACGCCGTGGTTGGCATAGGCGGCACCGCGTCGCAGCAGCGCCAGGTCACCTATTGGTATGCGCGCAAACTGGATGCAGCCACCTGCGAAGTACAGCCTCTCAACGTGCATCATGTACCGTCGGGTATTCGCAAGCCGATGGAAGAGCTTGATTTTCTTCGCAACTACATGCCGGAGCCACTGTACTACAAGAATCATACGGTGCCCGCGCTGACGTCACTGCACCGCAAACTTGTGGAAGGTGAGGCCTGCCTGGCGGAACTGCGTCTGGACGATGCGGAAAAAGCGTTCATCAAG
It contains:
- the ehuB gene encoding ectoine/hydroxyectoine ABC transporter substrate-binding protein EhuB; translated protein: MPRLPRPAPSLLGVIALACAVTTLLYALLELPDPDDTAWRGGTIRVGYALEPPYAYRTPEGTVTGEAPEVARAALARAGITRVRWVLGDFNALIPDLLAGHIDMIAAGMFVTPERAARVAFSLPTSSVGQGLLVRRGNPRGLHDYASLAERSEVSLAVLDGAVEHRQLLLLGMPAERLFTVTDAHAGVTAVRKGRVDGLALSGPTVTVLARQHPDELEAARPFTQPIIDGKSVAGLCAFAFRREDAPLADRVNEQLRAFIGTPEHLALVRPFGFDTSTLPPWSVPETPDGQARQTGQTGDGLGP